In Candidatus Hydrogenedentota bacterium, the genomic stretch CCGGGCGCTGCTATTCGCAGTGGAACACTTCTTCCATGGCAGCCCAGCGTTCGCTTTCTTTGCGGTGCTTGATGGGGAATTGGCAGGGGTCGGTTTCTTTCCACCATTTTTGCGTCATGGGGTCGGCAGCCATCTTGGCCATATCGGCCTTGAAATCGGCGCCAACGTACTCGAAGTAGCTGAAAAGGTAATACTGATCGTCGTCGAGGCGGTGCAGGTAGATGGAGTAGTTCCTGATGTTGCACTCCTTGATCATCTTCAATACTTCGGGCCACGCCGCCGCGTGCAGTTTCTTGTAGTCGTCGATTTTATCGGCCTTGAGGCCGATCACGCTGCCGTAGCGTTGGACCTTTGGCGCCGCGTTTGCGGTTTGGTATAGGAAAACTGCCGCGGCGAGAAGTGCGATGCTCAAGGCTCCGGCGAGTATTCTGCGCATAGTCTCGACTCCTGCTTCTGGATCGGTTGTCTGCCGTTGTCTCAGCGAAACACGATGTATAACGTGACCATGATAAGGCACAGCGCGATGGCTGCAATATTGTAGCTGCCGAAACCTTGTCCAGCCTCGCGTCGGAACGGTGCCAAGGGGCTTGACCATACCATCGCGGCACGATCGCCGGATGCGGTGTCGGGGTACATGAGCGAGACGGCAAGATGTACGCAACTGCACGCCACGAAGAGATAGAAGCCCGCCATCATGAAGGGTACGTTCCAACCCGTGGAGTCTTTAAACCAATCGAGGAGAAACACGGCAAAGCCGAGGATTGAGCCGGTCACGAGTGTAGTAATTGCCCCTTTCGACGATGCGCCATGCCAGAAAATACCAAACACGAAGACGGCGGTGATGGGCGGGGCAATGTAGCAAATCGCGGAGTTGATGCCCTGAAAGACGGATGGGTAACGTCCAAGGAATGGCGACCAGGCCACAGCAATGGCAAGACCGACCAGTGTAGCCACACGACCGACGGTTACCAGTGTTCGGTCGCTGGCATCTGGTGAGAAGCGGCGAAAGATGTCGTGCGAGAACAGAGTGGCGGCAGAGTTCAGCGCGCTTGCGACGGTGCTCATCAGTGCGGCGAGCAACGCGGCGGCGACCAATCCGCGCAGTCCGGCAGGCAACAAGTGGCTGACCATGAAGGCGTAGACTTGTTCCGACTTCTCAAGGGTATTGGGTAACGCCCCTTGCTTTATCAGCGCGGCACAAATAAGACCGGGCAACACGAAGATGAATACGGGCAGAATTTTGATGAATCCAGCGAACAAGGGACCGAGCCGCGCGTGTGTTTCGTTCTTTGCGCCCAGGACACGCTGCACGATCGTTTGATCGGTGCACCAATACCAAATCCCAATTACGGGGTATCCAAGCAGCACGGAATACCAAGGCAGTCCCGAAGGATCGCCGGATGGCCGTATCATAGTGAGGAGATGCGGGTCGACGGTATCCGTAATGCCTGCCCATCCGCCGGCGCGTAGGTAGGCCGCCGCAGTCAATGTGACGGCTCCTAGTATCAGGATGACGGTTTGTACCGATTCGGTTATTACGACGGCTGTCAGGCCGCCTATTATGGTGTAGCTACCCGTCACCAGGGCAACGATGAGGATGCTCGTCATTTTACCGATGCCGAAGAGGCCCTCAAGCACAACGGCGCCGGCGTAGAACGAGAATCCGATGTGGATGAAGATTGCGGAAACGATGGACATGAAGGTGAGCCAATCGCGGCTGCTCCGGCTGTAGCGACGCTCGAGAAACTCGGGCAAGGTCGAGACGCGCGTGCGCACATAGAAAGGCGCGAAGAACATGGCGAGGATGATCAGCGTGAAGGCGGCCATCCACTCGAAGTTACCGTACGCGAGACCATTGGTATAGCCTTCTTGAGCGAGGCTCACCAGATGAACGGTCGAGATATTGGTGGCGAACAAGGCCATGCCGATGATGGGCCAGGTTAGTGTGCGCCCGGCAAGGAAGAAGCCGGTGTCTTCACTGTCGCCGCGGCGGCGTAGTCCCGCCCAAATGCCAAGCACCACGATGCCCACGAGGTATAGGACCAATACGCCCAAGTCCAGCGCCCCCAATTGACCCGAATCCGACATGTGCTTCCCCCGATATCAATGTCCGGTCTTGGATCTCCTATGCGAAGTCTAGTATGAACGGTCGCTGGGATTCCATTCTATCGCACAATGTTACGGCATCGCTGGGCAGTTCCTCGTGAATTGAGACCGCCCGGGCTTGCGCGCACCTGGAGTCAGGGTGTTATGTGCGCGCCGCGTGAATTGTGTTGCGTAGGCCTTCGAGCAGTCCGATGCGCGGTTCCCAGCCGAAAACTGTCCTGGCGAAGGCGTTTGCGCAGATGTTGCTTTCGACTTCGCCGGGTCGAAGTTCTTTGCGGAGTGGTTCCTCCGTGAAACCAATGACTTCTCGCAGGACTTCGAAGAGTTCATTGACCGTTGTGCCAACGCCGCTGGAGATGTTGATGGTAAGGTGGGCTCCCTTTTCCAGGGCCAACACGTTTGCACGCGCAACGTCGTCAACGTATACGTAATCGCGGACTGGTTTGCCGAAGCCGTAGAGCGTCGGGATCTTGCCTTTCAGCATCAGGTCAGCGAGCACGGCGCACACACCGCATTCTCCGTGGGGTATCTGTCGCGGCCCGAACACGTTGGAATAGCGGAGGATTACGTAGGTCATTCCGTACGCGCGCGAGTACATCTTAATGTATTCCTCCGCGGCAAGCTTACTCGCGGCGTAGGGGCTCACGGGCGCGGCAGGAGTCTCTTCGGTTGCGGGCAATATCGCAGGTGCGCCGTAGATGGTGCCTCCGCTGGAAGAGAAGACGAACCGCCTAACGCCGTTTCGGATTGAGGCTTCAAGTAGCCGGATGGTACCCAGGATGTTGGTCGTTGCATCGAAGAGGGGGTTCTCCACACTTGCCGAAACATTCATTTGCGCGGCGAGGTGATAGACCGCTTCCGGCTTCACCCGTTCGAAGAGCGTAACGATATCGGGCGTGGTGATGTCCATGTGGTGGAAAATCGCCTTGGGATTTAGGTTCTCTCTGGCGCCGGTGATCAGATTGTCCACGACGTCGACACTATGACCCGCATTGAGCAAGTGGTCGACCACGTGCGAGCCAATGAACCCCGCTCCGCCGGTAACGAGAATCTTCATGTATCGTTGCCCCCTGTTTGGCGTTCTTCTTGCTGCGCGTCCAAGGACTCAGCATGTGCATCATATCGAGGTCGCGATTTGTAATTCGAGCGCATGTAATGAATGAGAGCGCGCGCGTTTATCGCACAAGCGAATCTGCCGTTGAACACATAAGAGTCTGAGCGATGAGTCTCGCGTCTCGCAGTTCTTCTTCAGCCTTCTCGTCCATGTCGCATGCTTGATACCATTCCACCAATCGATCGCGTAACTCCAGTTCAAGGGGGAAGTGGCAGCGACAAACTCGTATTACTCGGAGCGCATCCTCTTTGCGGCCCAATTCCCAATAGATCTCTGCCAATTGTCGCGACACGGAGGTGTTGTCAGGGTCCAGTTCCAGTGTATGGACGAAATGGTCGACAGCGAGATCTTTGTTGCCGCGCGCCAGTTCAATGTGGCCGAGACGGGAGTGAGCCTCCGCGTGCAGCATGGATAGTTTGGCCTGGCGGAGGGGAATCGCGTGTAGCCAACGCATCCAGATTTCAAAGACAAACCAGCCGAGTAGGTTTTCTTCACCGTCCAGCGAATCCGTTTTCAGCGTAGCGCGGAGAAAGGGTTCGGGATCTCTGGACAACCATTCGGCAGTAGTCGCGGCGTTTAGCGCATACGCGGCAGAATGCGGCGCAAGTTCAAACGCCCGCCGGGTTACGCTGAGCGCCAAATTGACGCGTCTTTCTTCCAGGAAGGAGGGGGGAGGAAAAAGGACGCACTTCGCCACCAGAGTCCATGCCTGAGGATCTTGGGGTGTTGCTTTGGCGGGTTCCCCCATAATTTTTTCACAGAGCGGTTTGTATTCCTTGCGCAACGTGGATAGGTACTGCAAGGTGGTCTGGTAGGTTCTTTCCTCGGGTGGCAGATTGCGGAAGGGCCGCCCACTGCTGGGTTGGGAATTTGCCCAATCGATGATAGCGTTGATGCGATTCTCCGGCGCGAACGACGGTGCGCGCGATAGGGCGCGTTCTACGATGGCGTTCCTCTCGGCGGGGTGATCGAGATAGTAGGCAAGTCGATCTTCGAGGTTGTCGTTGTTGTACAGAACGAGATCCCGGCCATCTTCAAACCAGTCGCGGACCTCGTCATTCCTGTCTTCGAGAAACGCGAGCGCTCCGCAGGCCATCGATTCAAACACGCGGAGATTGACCTCGCCGCGAATTGAGAGGTTGAACACAATCTTGGCGCGGTCGAGCAGTCGTCCGTAGGCTTCGTCGTAGAATCCAGTCGTGAGTACGACGCGATACCGGTCAGACATTCTTGCGATGCGTTCAAGGTACTTTGCTCGTTCGCGGTAATGGGCAAAATTGAGACTGCCGACGTAGAGTATGTCGATGTCCTTTTCTGCTCCATAGCGCATGTGGAGCTCCGGGTCATGCGAGTAGAGGGGAAAAAGATGATGGGGCAATATGCCGTTATTGCCCAGGACTTTAACACCCTCCTTGTCACACAAGACGTGGTCGTATCGGCCCAGATTGACCGAAAGACATGGATAGAACATATTCCAATCGCCCGCCATGGCGACGGTGGGGATAGGGGAATCCTCAATCCCAAGGGGGGGAGGGTCGTTCTCCGGAAACCAAAACAGAGCGATATCAGGTGTCCAGTTCGCGCCAAAACGACTCAGAATATCCGACCAACTCTCACGGAGCGGGTCAAAACAATAGTCGGCTGTGGGGCAGGCGCAGATGGTGCGGATTTCGTGTGGCCCGGAATACCGGGACATGACGCGCGGATTGCGAAAGAAAGGCTGGCCAAGTATCAGGACACGCAAGAGCGCCTCCAGTACTTCATAACTGCCAGTCTTTCTTTACTTCATTACAGAGTGTTGCGTTTCGTAGAACTGCCACTCCATGATACATACGAAGCCATACGACTTTAAACACGCGTGTGGCACGTCGATTTCGCGTAAAACCAGGGGCAAATTCACTTCGATAAAGGTGTTCGTGTTGGCCGAGTGCTCCAAGATCCAGGATTGCCAGGAATCGAGGCTGCGAAACCGTCTGCAAGATGAGGGAAGTTTTCGGGATCTACTCTTCTTCCTTCTTGTGAAACGGGACTTCGAGGCTATAGACGCCCTTACCCCGGAAGTGGAAGGGTGCAGTGACGGCGACCTCCTCTTTCTGGATACTATTCGCGCGATTCGCAGTGGCGGAGACGCAGAGGTGCTGGTGGACCGCCTAGACGACGAGCGGGATCCATGGCTCCACTACACGGTTGCCAAGATTCTCCTTAATAACGGTAACGCACAGTCGGCGATTGCTGTTGCCTCCCGCTACCTACGCCTATTTCAGCGAGATTGTCTGCTCTTGAATCTTGCCGCAAAGTTTCTCGCGGTTAAGGGGGAGCAGGAAGTCGCGCTGCAATTGATTGAGTCGAGCCTAAAGCTCAATCCTGCGCAGAACGATATGGCTATGCTCAGGGACTGCATTCTTGGGCAGCGCGCGTGGCCCGTTCCGCTGTATCTGGACCCACTCCCATTGTTTCAGCAGGTGTCCTTCTACGTTCCTGTCTACAACGTTGAGCGTTATATCCGGCAGGCGATCGAGGGCCTGATTTCACAGAACTACCCGCTTGCCGAGATTATTGTTGTGGATGATGGAACGCCGGATCGTTCGATAGAGATTGCGATGGAGTATCCGGTACGTATTGTTCGCCATGAGCAGAATCGCGGGCTTGCTGCCGCCCGCAATACGGCGCTGAAGCACGCGTCCGGTTCGTACGTCGGTTCGGTCGACAGCGATGCCGTGCCCGACGTGAACTACACCAAGTACGCCATGATGGAGTACGAGAATCCGTGTCCAGAGTTGGCGGGAGTGGGAGGGCGGCTCATCGAGGCGTTCACAGACACCCCGGCGGACCTGTGGCGCAAAGAATGGTTGAGTCAGGATCCAGGTCCCGTACGCAAATGTCCGCCATTGTTCTTGTACGGATCGAACACGGTGCTCCGGCGCGAATCCATATTGGGGGTAGGTGGTTATGGCGAGCAGTTTCGCACCAACAACGAAGATGTGCAGTTGTGCAATCGACTGAGATCTCACGGGTTCTCGCTCATCCACACGCCGTGGCCTGTTGCGTATCATCACCGGCGCGATACCCTGCGCAGCGTCCTCAAGACGAAGTGGAATTGGCTTTATTGGAATCGCGTGCAAGAGGGGACGTTTGACACGTGCGGTTCTATCGTCAAGCAGATGGCAGGTACGTTACTGGAATCCGTACACATGATGTTGACCGATCGACAGGTCGGGCGGCGTGGACTGTTGTACATCGATTTTCTTTGGATGGCCATGGACGCTGTCCTTAACACGAATCATGCGGTGCATATCGGACAACTCGATAGCGTGGAAGCACGCTACATTCAGAATGGGGTTCTCGAGTCCGTTCGTCGTATTGGCGCACATTACGGCAGCGGTCTGTATGAGAAGGTGATTGCGGATCTCTCTGATCTTCTATTGGATGGGGACGCGCTAGATGGCCTTCCCGACGCCCCCTGGCGTGCCGTGCTATCGGGGGTGCTGGGAGATTTCGAGCGCGTCTGCATCGATTTGGATGATGTCATATTCCGTGTGCAGGACTGACACCGGAAGAGAGATACTCACGATTGGACGTTCTCCAATTTTTCTTTGACGAGTTTGAGCAGAGACAGCGCGCCCCGGTCAGCCTCTTCCAGCGCGTCTTCCACGTACTTCTTCGTTTCCCGGTAGTCGGGGATGAAGATTTTCTCGAGGGCGTTCACGCGTCGAATGGTCTTCTGAATCTCGCGAGCGAGGCGCACGACGGCAATGCGCGTTTCCGCCAGTACCGTAAGGGCTTCCAGCGCACTTCGAAACCGGTTCGCGGCTTCGTCGGTCCACGCGGATGTGAGCGTAGGGCCGTAGTGGGGAGGAGACTCGGTTATAGCCATCTCAACGGTGGGGATTGCAACTCCCATAACGTGGCGCTCGTGCACATGGAGTTCGGTGGTCATGTTGATCGCGCATGCAGCCGACTCGATGCCGATGTTTCCTACCGCAGTCTTTGCTTCACGCAAGGCGCGATAGGCCTTTTCGAGTTCGGCGTCCACCGTGCGCTGGGCTTCAACGGCGCGATCGGTCACGCGTTTGAGTTCGCTCATCAAGATCTCGCGCTTTTGCTCAAGGAGTTCGTAGCCCTCCAAGGCGAACGCGAGATCGCCCTTAAGTCGCAGGAGGTTTGTGCGCGTGGGCGCTAGTTCGTAGCGTGGCATTTCACTTTCCGTAGTACTTGCGAATTTCGTCTTCGGTAATGCGATGCAGTTCCTCGCGCGGCAGGGTAGAAAGCACCTCCCAGCCGGTATCGAGCGTTTGCGCGATCGAGCGGTCTTCGTCCGAGCCTTGGCTGAGGAACTTGCGCTCGAATGCGTCGCCGAACTCGAGATAGGTCCGGTCGAGTTTTGTGAGTTCTTCTTCGCCGATTACTGATGCCAGCGCCCGAATGTTCTTCACTTGCGCGTATGCGGCAAAGAGTTGGCTGGCGAGATGCGCATGGTCTTCGCGCGTCATGCCCTCACCAATTCCGTCTTTCATTAGCCGTGAAAGTGAAGGCAACCCGGCTATGGGCGGGTAAATCCCGCGTTGATCGAGATCACGTTCGAGTACAATCTGTCCCTCGGTGATATATCCCGACAGATCGGGCACGGGATGGGAAATGTCGTCGTTGGGCATACTGACGACCGGAACCTGTGTGATGGAACCTTCGCGCCCGATAATCATGCCTGCACGTTCGTAGATGCTGGCCAAGTCGCTATACAGATAGCCGGGATATCCCTTGCGGCTGGGTATCTCTTGGCGCTGCGTGGAGATCTCGCGGAGCGCTTCGCAATAGTTGGTCATATCGGTGAGGATGACGAGCACGTGCATCCCGAGGTCGAAGGCGAGGTACTCCGCTGCCGTCAGCGCAGCGCGCGGGGTGATCAGGCGTTCGACGGAAGGCGCGTCGGCGAGGCTTAAATACGCTACGACCCGGCCCATGGCGCCCGACTCTTCAAAACTCCGGAGGTAGAAGACGGCTTCATCGTGCTTGATGCCCATCCCCGCAAAGACCACCGCAAACGACGCTTCTTCGCCGACAATCCTTGCCTGCCGAGCGATCTGCGCGACGATCTGCCGATGCGGCAGGCCGCTTCCCGAGAAGATGGGGAGCTTCTGCCCTCTGACCAAGGTGTTCATTCCATCGATTGCAGAGATCCCGGTCTGGATGAACTTGCGGGGATAGTCGCGCGCAGTCGGATTTACGGGTAATCCATTCACATCGCGGAATTCGCCAGAAGGTTCGGGACTGCCGTCAGTCGGGCGGCCCAAGCCGTCGAAGGCCCGGCCGAGTATCTCCGGCGAAACAGGTATGGCCAGCGGCTCGCCGCGAAAGCGAATGCGCGTATCGTTCAGGCGCAGCCCCGACGTGCCTTCAAACACTTGGGCTACGGCCGCGCCCTCGGATACTTCGAGGGTCATGCCGAGGCGAATATTGCCACGCGGGTCGACGATCTCCACCAACTCGTTGTAGCCGACGTTGTGTATGCCGCTTACGGCGAGAATGGGGCCGGACACTTCGTCCGCGCCAACATACTCGCGCCGGTCGAGCAGGCTGTTGTCCTGGAGATCAGATGAGGGCGGCTGTGCGTTCATTCACCGACCTTTCGAGCTTGGCGAGGATTCCGTCGAGCTTGCCGGTTTCCTCATTGCCGCATTCGTATTTCATTTGCGCGATGTCGCGCATGACATCCATGCCGCGCAGTTCGGCCAGAGCCGCTCCGCGCTTGATGGCGTTGCCGGCCAGTTCATAGTAGGCCATGATGATTTTGAGCATGCGATACTGCTTCTCCGCAACGCAGAAGGCGTCCGTCTTGTCGTAAGCGTTTTGTTGGAGAAATGCATTCTTGAACATCGTCGCGACGTCGAGAATGATGCGTTGGCTGTCGGGCAGCACGTCGGCTCCCACCAACTTCACCACACGTTCGAGACGGGCTTCGCGTTGCATCACGGACAAGATGCCCGCGCGCAGGCTTCGCCACTCGCCGTTGGTCTTCTTGTCCCACCATTCCGACACGTCGTCCACGTACTCGCTGTAACTGTCAAGCCAACTGATGGCGGGGTAGTGGCGCGCGTTGGCGAGCTGTTTGTCGAGCGCCCAGAACGTGCGTATGAAGCGCTTTGTGTGTTGGGTGACGGGTTCCGAGAAGTCTCCGCCCGGCGGAGAGACCGCGCCGATCGTCGTGATGGACGCTTCATCGCCTGCCAGGGTCTTCACAACGCCCGCGCGCTCGTAGAATTCCGCAAGACGCGTTGGCAAGTACGCGGGGAAACCCTCGTCGGCGGGCATTTCCTCCATGCGTCCCGAGAGCTCGCGCAATGCCTCGGCCCACCGCGACGTTGAATCCGCCATGACGGCCACGTTGAGGCCCATGTCTCGAAAGTACTCGGCAATCGTGATTCCGGTGTAGATGCTTGCTTCACGAGCCGCCACGGGCATGTTGGACGTGTTGGCAATCAGGATTGTGCGATCCATGAGTGACTTCCCCGTGCGGGGATCGATCAGCTTGGGGAAGTCGGTCAGAACTTCGGTCATTTCATTACCACGTTCCCCGCAGCCGATGTAGACCACGAGGTCCGCGTCGCACCATTTCGCGAGGGCATGCTGGACCATGGTCTTGCCTGTGCCGAATCCGCCGGGAACGACCACGACGCCGCCCCGGGCCACGGGAAACAGCGTGTCAACGACACGTTGTCCGGTGATGAGCGGGGTAGTTTGTGGGAGGCGTGCCGCATAGGGACGCGCAGCGCGAACCGGCCAGCGCTGAAAGAGCGGTATGTCGACGTTGCCATCGGTGGTGCGAACCGATGCTATGCGGTCTTCCGCCTTGTAGTCTCCGTCGGACGCGAGATAGGTCAACTCGCCTGAGGTGGAAGGGGGCACCATGATCTTGTGCAGGATTGCATCCGTCTCCTGCACGGTGCCTAGCACGGTTCCGCCCGTCACTGTGCAGGGCGGCTTCAGCAGCGGAGTAAACCGCCACGGCTTGTCGCGGGCGATGGCGGGAGCGTGCACGCCTTTTGAGATAAAGTCACCGGTTCGGACTCGCAGGATATCGAGAGGGCGCTGAACGCCATCGT encodes the following:
- a CDS encoding L-rhamnose mutarotase codes for the protein MRRILAGALSIALLAAAVFLYQTANAAPKVQRYGSVIGLKADKIDDYKKLHAAAWPEVLKMIKECNIRNYSIYLHRLDDDQYYLFSYFEYVGADFKADMAKMAADPMTQKWWKETDPCQFPIKHRKESERWAAMEEVFHCE
- a CDS encoding sodium:solute symporter; the encoded protein is MSDSGQLGALDLGVLVLYLVGIVVLGIWAGLRRRGDSEDTGFFLAGRTLTWPIIGMALFATNISTVHLVSLAQEGYTNGLAYGNFEWMAAFTLIILAMFFAPFYVRTRVSTLPEFLERRYSRSSRDWLTFMSIVSAIFIHIGFSFYAGAVVLEGLFGIGKMTSILIVALVTGSYTIIGGLTAVVITESVQTVILILGAVTLTAAAYLRAGGWAGITDTVDPHLLTMIRPSGDPSGLPWYSVLLGYPVIGIWYWCTDQTIVQRVLGAKNETHARLGPLFAGFIKILPVFIFVLPGLICAALIKQGALPNTLEKSEQVYAFMVSHLLPAGLRGLVAAALLAALMSTVASALNSAATLFSHDIFRRFSPDASDRTLVTVGRVATLVGLAIAVAWSPFLGRYPSVFQGINSAICYIAPPITAVFVFGIFWHGASSKGAITTLVTGSILGFAVFLLDWFKDSTGWNVPFMMAGFYLFVACSCVHLAVSLMYPDTASGDRAAMVWSSPLAPFRREAGQGFGSYNIAAIALCLIMVTLYIVFR
- a CDS encoding NAD-dependent epimerase/dehydratase family protein — its product is MKILVTGGAGFIGSHVVDHLLNAGHSVDVVDNLITGARENLNPKAIFHHMDITTPDIVTLFERVKPEAVYHLAAQMNVSASVENPLFDATTNILGTIRLLEASIRNGVRRFVFSSSGGTIYGAPAILPATEETPAAPVSPYAASKLAAEEYIKMYSRAYGMTYVILRYSNVFGPRQIPHGECGVCAVLADLMLKGKIPTLYGFGKPVRDYVYVDDVARANVLALEKGAHLTINISSGVGTTVNELFEVLREVIGFTEEPLRKELRPGEVESNICANAFARTVFGWEPRIGLLEGLRNTIHAART
- a CDS encoding glycosyltransferase; the protein is MRVLILGQPFFRNPRVMSRYSGPHEIRTICACPTADYCFDPLRESWSDILSRFGANWTPDIALFWFPENDPPPLGIEDSPIPTVAMAGDWNMFYPCLSVNLGRYDHVLCDKEGVKVLGNNGILPHHLFPLYSHDPELHMRYGAEKDIDILYVGSLNFAHYRERAKYLERIARMSDRYRVVLTTGFYDEAYGRLLDRAKIVFNLSIRGEVNLRVFESMACGALAFLEDRNDEVRDWFEDGRDLVLYNNDNLEDRLAYYLDHPAERNAIVERALSRAPSFAPENRINAIIDWANSQPSSGRPFRNLPPEERTYQTTLQYLSTLRKEYKPLCEKIMGEPAKATPQDPQAWTLVAKCVLFPPPSFLEERRVNLALSVTRRAFELAPHSAAYALNAATTAEWLSRDPEPFLRATLKTDSLDGEENLLGWFVFEIWMRWLHAIPLRQAKLSMLHAEAHSRLGHIELARGNKDLAVDHFVHTLELDPDNTSVSRQLAEIYWELGRKEDALRVIRVCRCHFPLELELRDRLVEWYQACDMDEKAEEELRDARLIAQTLMCSTADSLVR
- a CDS encoding glycosyltransferase → MIHTKPYDFKHACGTSISRKTRGKFTSIKVFVLAECSKIQDCQESRLRNRLQDEGSFRDLLFFLLVKRDFEAIDALTPEVEGCSDGDLLFLDTIRAIRSGGDAEVLVDRLDDERDPWLHYTVAKILLNNGNAQSAIAVASRYLRLFQRDCLLLNLAAKFLAVKGEQEVALQLIESSLKLNPAQNDMAMLRDCILGQRAWPVPLYLDPLPLFQQVSFYVPVYNVERYIRQAIEGLISQNYPLAEIIVVDDGTPDRSIEIAMEYPVRIVRHEQNRGLAAARNTALKHASGSYVGSVDSDAVPDVNYTKYAMMEYENPCPELAGVGGRLIEAFTDTPADLWRKEWLSQDPGPVRKCPPLFLYGSNTVLRRESILGVGGYGEQFRTNNEDVQLCNRLRSHGFSLIHTPWPVAYHHRRDTLRSVLKTKWNWLYWNRVQEGTFDTCGSIVKQMAGTLLESVHMMLTDRQVGRRGLLYIDFLWMAMDAVLNTNHAVHIGQLDSVEARYIQNGVLESVRRIGAHYGSGLYEKVIADLSDLLLDGDALDGLPDAPWRAVLSGVLGDFERVCIDLDDVIFRVQD
- a CDS encoding V-type ATP synthase subunit D is translated as MPRYELAPTRTNLLRLKGDLAFALEGYELLEQKREILMSELKRVTDRAVEAQRTVDAELEKAYRALREAKTAVGNIGIESAACAINMTTELHVHERHVMGVAIPTVEMAITESPPHYGPTLTSAWTDEAANRFRSALEALTVLAETRIAVVRLAREIQKTIRRVNALEKIFIPDYRETKKYVEDALEEADRGALSLLKLVKEKLENVQS
- a CDS encoding V-type ATP synthase subunit B; this translates as MNAQPPSSDLQDNSLLDRREYVGADEVSGPILAVSGIHNVGYNELVEIVDPRGNIRLGMTLEVSEGAAVAQVFEGTSGLRLNDTRIRFRGEPLAIPVSPEILGRAFDGLGRPTDGSPEPSGEFRDVNGLPVNPTARDYPRKFIQTGISAIDGMNTLVRGQKLPIFSGSGLPHRQIVAQIARQARIVGEEASFAVVFAGMGIKHDEAVFYLRSFEESGAMGRVVAYLSLADAPSVERLITPRAALTAAEYLAFDLGMHVLVILTDMTNYCEALREISTQRQEIPSRKGYPGYLYSDLASIYERAGMIIGREGSITQVPVVSMPNDDISHPVPDLSGYITEGQIVLERDLDQRGIYPPIAGLPSLSRLMKDGIGEGMTREDHAHLASQLFAAYAQVKNIRALASVIGEEELTKLDRTYLEFGDAFERKFLSQGSDEDRSIAQTLDTGWEVLSTLPREELHRITEDEIRKYYGK
- a CDS encoding V-type ATP synthase subunit A, giving the protein MSERIIGTVKRVVGPVVEIACSDDAEMLELVYVGEHRLIGEVVRIKQKSAWVQVYEDTTGLRPRAPVHGTGEPLSVELGPGLVGGIYDGVQRPLDILRVRTGDFISKGVHAPAIARDKPWRFTPLLKPPCTVTGGTVLGTVQETDAILHKIMVPPSTSGELTYLASDGDYKAEDRIASVRTTDGNVDIPLFQRWPVRAARPYAARLPQTTPLITGQRVVDTLFPVARGGVVVVPGGFGTGKTMVQHALAKWCDADLVVYIGCGERGNEMTEVLTDFPKLIDPRTGKSLMDRTILIANTSNMPVAAREASIYTGITIAEYFRDMGLNVAVMADSTSRWAEALRELSGRMEEMPADEGFPAYLPTRLAEFYERAGVVKTLAGDEASITTIGAVSPPGGDFSEPVTQHTKRFIRTFWALDKQLANARHYPAISWLDSYSEYVDDVSEWWDKKTNGEWRSLRAGILSVMQREARLERVVKLVGADVLPDSQRIILDVATMFKNAFLQQNAYDKTDAFCVAEKQYRMLKIIMAYYELAGNAIKRGAALAELRGMDVMRDIAQMKYECGNEETGKLDGILAKLERSVNERTAALI